GCGGCCGGAGGTGTAGAACACCGCTTCGTCCGGGGATGCCAGCCCGTTGAGGTGTTCGGCGATCAGACGGTAGGCGTCGTCCCACCCGATGGGGGTGTAGTGCTGTGCACCCGGGCGAAGGACCATCGGGTGGGTGAGCCGTCCCTGCTGGGACAGCCAGTACTCGGGCTTGGCGGCCAGCTCGGCCACCGAATGGCGGGCGAAGAACTCCGGGGTGACCCGGCGCTTGGTGGCCTCCTCGGCCACCGCCTTGGCGCCGTTCTCGCAGAACTCGGCGAGCTTGCGGTTGTCGTGTTCCTCGGGCCATGCGCAACCCGGGCAGTCGAAACCGTGGCGTTGGTTGATCCGTGCCAGCGTGGAGAGGGTTCGGACGGGACCCATCTGCTCCAGGGCGCGCTGCATGGTGACCACCACCGCCTTCACCCCGGCGGCCTCGTCTTTGCGCTCGCTGACGTTGACGGATCGTTCGTCGTAGTCGGCGGGTATGTCGCGGCCGGTGCTCATAGCCTCAAATCTAGGCCGCTGTGTCGGCCGCCGACACTAACGGGCGGACTTGGCGGTCCCCTTGTTGCCCGTCGCGCGGGCGTCGCGCGTGATGGAGGCCCGAGTCGACTCGGCGGGCCGGCTGTTGGCGTTGGCCGTGACCGACGCCGCGGCGGGAGACGAGTGCCTGGGTCGCGGGCCGGCGACGCCTCTCGTCGACTTGGGCGACGACGTGGCGCGCTTGGTGCTCGTCTCGACCTTGGCCGCGTCGCCGGTTGTCGTGAGGCCGCTCGGAGCGCGGAGGGCCCGCGCCGCGGCCGGGGCCGCGACTGCCGAGGCAGATCCGCCAGTCATGGTGGCCGAGATGGAGTGGAGCACGTTCCTGACCACGTCGACCATCATGGCGATGCCCTTGGCTGCGGCGGTCAGCACCTCGGTGATTCCGGCCTGTACGGCAGCGCCGAATCCATCCGAACCCGCTGCGGCGGCGGTTGTGATGAAGGCGTTCACCATCGCCCCGACGACCGGTAGCGCTGCCTCGGGAATGGCTGCGAGGACCGTGATCGCACCGCTGATCACGGTGGGCGCCAACGCAATCATTGGGCCGATCTGGGTCAGGATCCCGTCGAATGGTGAGCTCAGGTCCCCGCCGATCGGTGGGGACAGGAGCAGGCTGACATTGACCATTGCCTCGCCCAGCGGCGTGCCTTGAGCCAGTTGGTCGAGCAATTCAGTGTTGATGAACTGCATCGCTGCGGCGGCGTCCGGATTGAACGCGGCCAGCGCGGTCATGATCGCCAAAACCTGTGGTAGGCCGAAGGGCAACGAAGCGCCGGGGACTGCAGCCGCAGAGGCCGGCTGCAGGCTATTCCAGGCGGCGCTGTCCAGGCTGGTGAGTTGGAACGCGCTCGTGCGTATGGCCGCCGATGAGGTCGGCGGACCGTACGTATCGAGTGCCGGCGACCCCGCGACGACGGCACATACGGCTAGTGGTGCGATGACGATTGATCGATACATAACTGCCCCCAGAGGTTGAATTCAAATCTCCCTGTACCCGGTATGCGACGTTTGAATCCTTGCTGAACAAAAATTTGGCAACTCGTCAATATTGGTTCTTTAGCTGATCTACGTGCACAAATCAAAGTTTGATTCTGTGATGGTTTGCCCAGATTTAGTTTGCGGAAAGTTTCTGCGGATCAGCCCGCATTCTGTCGTTGACGCAGGCGTAACGAGATCGGCATGCAAGCGACCTAACGTGGGCCGGTCACACGCCCGCGAGCAGACGCGGGCGTCTTGGGTGCAGAGGAAAGACAGTTGAGCGGAAACGCGGCCCGCCTTCAGGCGATCGTCAATGTCGAGGCGTACGAGCCTCCCCCTTTCAGCTTCGATCCAGGCGAAGCGCCAGGCGAGATCTTCGGCGCCAACGTCTTCACCCTGGCCGAGATGCGGCTGCGGTTGCCGAAGTCGGTGTACAAGTCGGTCGTCGCGACCATCGAGAAGGGCGCGAAGCTCGATCCGGCAGTCGCAGACGCTGTGGCCTCGGTGATGAAGGACTGGGCATTGTCGAAGGGCGCGACCCACTACGCGCACGTCTTCTACCCGATGACCGGTCTCACCGCCGAAAAGCACGACAGCTTCCTGGAGCCTGTGAGCGACGGTGCGACGCTCGCCGAATTTGCGGGTAAGACTCTGATTCAGGGCGAGCCTGACGCGTCGAGCTTCCCGTCGGGCGGTCTGCGCAGCACGTTCGAGGCGCGCGGGTACACCGGCTGGGACGTCACCAGCCCGGCCTACATTCTGGAGAACCCGAACGGCAACACCCTGTGCATCCCCACGGTCTTCGTGTCGATGACCGGTGAGGCACTCGACTTCAAGACCCCGCTGCTGCGTAGCCAGCAGGCGATGGGTGCACAGGCTGAGCGAATCCTGAAGTTGTTCGGACACAAGGATTTCGACCACATCGTGTCGTTCTGCGGGCCTGAGCAGGAGTACTTCCTGGTCGACCGGCACTTCTTCCTGGCTCGTCCTGACTTGATCAACGCCGGCCGTACGCTGTTCGGTGCGAAGCCGCCCAAGGGCCAGGAATTCGACGACCATTACTTCGGCGCCATTCCCGACCGGGTGCTGGCCTTCATGATGGACACCGAGCGGGAGCTGTTCAAGCTCGGCATCCCGGCCAAGACCCGCCATAATGAGGTCGCGCCAGGCCAGTTCGAGATCGCGCCGATGTTCGAACGGGCCAACATCGCGGCCGACCACCAGCAGCTGCTGATGACGACGTTCCGCAACATCGCCAAGAAGCACGGCATGGAGTGCCTGTTCCACGAGAAGCCGTTTGCCGGTGTCAACGGTTCCGGCAAGCACGTCAACTTCTCGATGGGCAACGCACAATTCGGCAGCCTCTTGGTGCCCGGTGACACCCCCCATGAGAATGCCCAGTTCCTGGTGTTCTGTGCCGCGGTGATCCGTGCCGTGCACAAATTTGGCGGGTTGCTCAGGGTCTCCGTGGCCTCGGCCACCAATGATCATCGCCTTGGCGCCAACGAGGCTCCGCCGGCCATCATCTCGATCTTCCTCGGCGCTCAGCTGGCCGACGTGTTCGAGCAGATCGCCAAGGGTGCGGCCACCTCGTCAAAGGGCAAGGGCGTCATGCACATCGGCGTCGACACGCTGCCCGAGCTGCCGACCGATCCGGGCGACCGCAACCGCACAAGCCCATTTGCGTTCACCGGCAACCGGTTCGAGTTCCGCGCTCCGGGCTCGGGGCAGACGATCAACGTCCCGATGATCATCCTCAACACGATCATGGCCGATTCGCTCGATTACATGGCCACCGTGCTGGAGACGGCCGTCGCAAACGGCGAGAGCTTCGACGAGGCGGTGCAGAAGCTGCTCACCGAGATCATCACCGAGCACGGCGCGGTCGTGTTCAATGGTGACGGATACTCGGAGAACTGGCAGATCGAGGCCGCCGAGCGCGGTCTGCCGAACCTCAAGACGACGCTCGACGCCATTCCGCAGCTGGTGACACCGGAGGCGATCGAGGTCTTCGAGAAGTACGGCGTGTTCAACGCTCGGGAGCTGCATAGCCGCGAAGAGGTCCGGTACGAGACATATGCCCTGACGGTCAGTGTCGAAGCCAAGTTGACACTCGAAATGGGCTCGACGGTGATCCTGCCTGCGGCGGTTCGGTACCAGACCGAGTTGGCGCAGAATGTCGCGGCGCTGAAGGCGGCCGGGGTGGGGGCGGACACCGCCTTGCTGGAGACCGTGTCCACGCCGATTTCGGAGCTGACCGCTGCACTGGCCGCGCTCAAGGAGGCGCTGGGTGCCCACGGCGGCGACACCGCCAAGGAGGAGGCCGAGCACGCGGCGAGCTTGTTGCCGTTGATGGATGCGGTGCGCGCGGCCGCGGACACGCTGGAAAGCGTTGTCGCCGACGATCTCTGGCCGCTGCCGACCTACCAGGAGATGCT
This is a stretch of genomic DNA from Mycobacterium sp. ELW1. It encodes these proteins:
- a CDS encoding glutamine synthetase III; its protein translation is MSGNAARLQAIVNVEAYEPPPFSFDPGEAPGEIFGANVFTLAEMRLRLPKSVYKSVVATIEKGAKLDPAVADAVASVMKDWALSKGATHYAHVFYPMTGLTAEKHDSFLEPVSDGATLAEFAGKTLIQGEPDASSFPSGGLRSTFEARGYTGWDVTSPAYILENPNGNTLCIPTVFVSMTGEALDFKTPLLRSQQAMGAQAERILKLFGHKDFDHIVSFCGPEQEYFLVDRHFFLARPDLINAGRTLFGAKPPKGQEFDDHYFGAIPDRVLAFMMDTERELFKLGIPAKTRHNEVAPGQFEIAPMFERANIAADHQQLLMTTFRNIAKKHGMECLFHEKPFAGVNGSGKHVNFSMGNAQFGSLLVPGDTPHENAQFLVFCAAVIRAVHKFGGLLRVSVASATNDHRLGANEAPPAIISIFLGAQLADVFEQIAKGAATSSKGKGVMHIGVDTLPELPTDPGDRNRTSPFAFTGNRFEFRAPGSGQTINVPMIILNTIMADSLDYMATVLETAVANGESFDEAVQKLLTEIITEHGAVVFNGDGYSENWQIEAAERGLPNLKTTLDAIPQLVTPEAIEVFEKYGVFNARELHSREEVRYETYALTVSVEAKLTLEMGSTVILPAAVRYQTELAQNVAALKAAGVGADTALLETVSTPISELTAALAALKEALGAHGGDTAKEEAEHAASLLPLMDAVRAAADTLESVVADDLWPLPTYQEMLYIL